The Cellulophaga lytica DSM 7489 nucleotide sequence TAAATACATTGCTTTTAGATGATCATAACTTTAAAAATTACGAGGTAATTTACCTTGTTATTACAGGCGAGGCTAATAGTATTTGTTTAAATGATTATTACTATAGTTTACAAGAAATTGCAGAAATTTTTGAAGGAAGATTGCAAAATAAGATTCTACATTTTTCTAATGCCAAAATTTTAGATTTAGACGAAGAAGAAGCACAGTATTTTATAGATATTACAGGTGCTAAAGGTGTATCTGGTTACGGTAATGCCTACAATGGTATATCTAGTGCAGATTTAGATAAAGCATTTTTTAATTTATTTAAAGAAGATGATAATATGTTTGATGTTGTAGAAGAACTACACCAAAGACATTATAAAATGTGTAAACTATTAGATTTTAGAATGTATTACTAAATACAATTACAGCATATTAAACTGTTTATTTACTATAGCAATTATTATTTTTCTATTTTATATAGTGATAATTAGTAATACTTTTTAATAATACAATAACCACTACTTATGTGTATTAAATGTGTTTTTCACTTAAATATTTCCAATAGCGTTTAGGAACATGTTGTATA carries:
- a CDS encoding DUF6642 family protein — encoded protein: MLEKRQQLPSEQLTDTDYFIYCLEAVEDIEIDTVTTAQKKLAELTKQYGVASIYKTCDTIEGLEASLNTLLLDDHNFKNYEVIYLVITGEANSICLNDYYYSLQEIAEIFEGRLQNKILHFSNAKILDLDEEEAQYFIDITGAKGVSGYGNAYNGISSADLDKAFFNLFKEDDNMFDVVEELHQRHYKMCKLLDFRMYY